The following proteins are co-located in the Pectinophora gossypiella chromosome 7, ilPecGoss1.1, whole genome shotgun sequence genome:
- the LOC126368457 gene encoding uncharacterized protein LOC126368457, producing the protein MGIHCEINLCKHLDGAFTPGSTVSGCIKYAIDEDTVFNRITVSLKGNGRLSMKRKQSKNRTQTYWNKEEYVDIYNVIHNDENGENKLPVGSYESQFSFTLPEKIPSTLYYSKYVASYDITCKISYYIRIKFKRPGFLSFDKKFKKEITVVSGITPRYPNIPSICGERKSLTQLFSKKNSVVDIKATIKTRIIKPGDKIKLTYEVNNDTNIVIKDIETKLMEVYTFTSENGRDVTADKDVKDTDSKTGSIKAGGTKSMDIEIIPPSDKVSLDYSKMVTREYIVSIIARLPLPHRNAVLKIPVQIGEEDVIRLHGDAPPSYWETMVEDTKIDGKDDVDFKKPDKDMGEKS; encoded by the coding sequence ATGGGTATCCATTGTGAAATAAACCTATGTAAACATCTCGATGGTGCATTTACTCCTGGTAGTACTGTTTCCGGATGTATCAAGTATGCCATCGATGAAGACACAGTCTTTAACAGAATAACAGTATCACTTAAAGGTAATGGACGCTTATCTATGAAACGTAAACAGAGTAAAAACAGGACTCAAACATACTGGAATAAGGAAGAATATGTAGATATATATAATGTTATACATAATGATGAAAATGGTGAAAATAAACTGCCCGTGGGATCCTATGAAAGTCAATTCAGTTTTACATTACCAGAGAAGATACCATCGACTTTGTATTATTCAAAATATGTAGCAAGCTACGATATTACCTGTAAAATCTCGTACTACATTCGCATAAAGTTCAAAAGACCAGGGTTCCTGAGCTTCGATAAGAAGTTTAAGAAGGAAATAACCGTTGTATCCGGGATAACACCTCGCTATCCAAATATCCCTTCAATTTGCGGTGAAAGGAAATCTTTAACACAAttattttcgaaaaaaaatagtGTCGTGGACATAAAAGCTACAATTAAAACTCGCATTATTAAACCAGGAGATAAAATCAAGCTAACATACGAAGTGAATAACGatacaaatattgttataaaagatATTGAAACAAAATTGATGGAGGTGTACACTTTTACAAGTGAAAATGGTCGAGATGTGACAGCCGACAAGGATGTCAAGGATACAGATTCGAAAACAGGTTCAATCAAAGCTGGCGGCACTAAGAGTATGGATATAGAAATTATTCCGCCGTCAGATAAAGTGTCTTTGGATTATTCCAAAATGGTTACAAGGGAATACATTGTGAGTATTATTGCTCGATTACCTTTGCCACATCGGAACGCTGTTTTGAAGATTCCTGTTCAAATTGGGGAAGAAGATGTGATACGTTTGCATGGCGATGCTCCACCTTCATACTGGGAAACAATGGTTGAAGACACAAAGATAGATGGTAAAGACGATGTTGATTTCAAAAAGCCTGATAAAGATATGGGAGAAAAGTCGTAG
- the LOC126368326 gene encoding uncharacterized protein LOC126368326: MGVLCEISINKTADEVFRPGMAVSGEIRYTVNKETTFSRITVSIKGTGRVVITEKRTDKDRTYDVTSSTSENYVDIDNIITKENEVTLPIGSYETQFGFQLPHNVPQSLRYTKYNAKGSVECKIKYYVGIKFDQPGCKCTKRFKKEFTVAPNVIPRLPMEPVIYEQQKTLAQIFSAKKRIVYIKTSTESCVIAPGGTIRFYCEINNDTNIDIKALKTKLIEVYSFYTTSRIQNQHFVHQEKVKFTNCKTTQIKRGRSETFDFKIDVPADLCSIENTTIVKRQYFIWVETVLPIPHRNVLQKIEVQIGNLVGEDINVDNSDFGIHNDAPPSYWEAMSEEKKDADMWTTN; this comes from the coding sequence ATGGGTGTATTATGTGAAATTAGTATTAACAAAACCGCAGACGAAGTTTTTAGGCCAGGAATGGCTGTATCTGGAGAAATAAGATACACTGTCAACAAGGAAACTACCTTTTCAAGAATAACAGTATCAATAAAAGGTACGGGGCGAGTGGTTATAACAGAAAAACGAACAGATAAAGACCGCACCTATGATGTAACTTCCTCTACATCAGAAAATTATGTTGACatcgataatattataactaaaGAAAACGAAGTCACATTGCCAATTGGATCGTATGAGACACAATTTGGGTTTCAATTACCTCATAATGTTCCACAAAGCCTGAGATATACTAAGTATAACGCAAAGGGTAGCGTTGAGTGTAAAATCAAATATTACGTTGGAATCAAATTTGATCAGCCTGGCTGCAAGTGTACCAAACGATTCAAAAAAGAATTTACAGTAGCTCCCAATGTGATACCAAGACTGCCAATGGAGCCAGTCATCTATGAACAACAGAAGACACTTGCGCAAATATTTTCAGCAAAAAAACGTATAGTGTACATAAAAACTTCTACAGAAAGCTGCGTAATTGCTCCTGGAGGTACAATACGCTTCTATTGCGAAATTAATAACGACACGAATATTGATATCAAGGCATTAAAAACAAAGCTTATTGAAGTTTATTCATTCTACACTACGAGTCGAATACAGAATCAACACTTTGTTCATCAAGAGAAAGTCAAATTTACCAACTGTAAAACAACTCAAATAAAAAGAGGAAGGAGTGAAacatttgattttaaaatagacGTACCAGCAGACTTGTGCTCTATAGAAAATACTACAATCGTGAAAAGGCAATATTTCATTTGGGTTGAAACTGTACTTCCAATACCACATAGGAATGTTCTACAGAAGATTGAGGTGCAGATTGGTAACTTAGTTGGTGAAGATATAAATGTTGACAATTCTGATTTTGGAATACATAACGATGCTCCGCCGTCATACTGGGAAGCGATGAGTGAGGAAAAGAAAGATGCAGATATGTGGACAACCAATTAA